From a single Natronorubrum tibetense GA33 genomic region:
- a CDS encoding acetamidase/formamidase family protein, protein MSRETISHDDGAIYEFTPDLEALATVASGAELTIETRDSLDGAVSAESDVIESVPEEVNAATGPIALEDAEPGDVLRVEIEEIRIAEEHGRVITIDGFGLLDGHDDIEAPRTRMTPVSADGETLEFDDLEVPIDPVIGTIGVAPASESYTTLVPHDHGGNLDTTDMTAGNVAYFPVFQEGAMLAMGDCKAAMADGEMCGTGAEIATEIDVTLEVIDGDATDIDLERPLVETDDAWKTIASAETLEAACELANRDAIELLAAEHGFDPTDAYLFSSLVGGLEISQVVDPLVTVRNAVPKAYLSSPF, encoded by the coding sequence ATGTCACGCGAGACGATCTCCCACGACGACGGAGCGATCTACGAGTTCACCCCCGATCTCGAGGCACTCGCGACGGTCGCCTCGGGTGCGGAACTGACGATCGAAACGAGAGATAGCTTGGACGGCGCAGTGTCCGCCGAATCGGACGTGATCGAGTCGGTCCCCGAGGAGGTCAACGCCGCAACGGGACCGATCGCGCTCGAGGATGCCGAACCCGGCGACGTGCTCCGGGTCGAGATCGAGGAGATACGAATCGCCGAGGAACACGGTCGCGTGATCACCATTGACGGTTTCGGCCTGCTCGACGGCCACGACGATATCGAGGCGCCGCGCACGCGGATGACACCGGTTTCGGCGGACGGCGAAACTCTCGAGTTCGACGACCTCGAGGTCCCGATCGACCCCGTCATCGGAACCATCGGCGTCGCACCCGCCTCGGAGTCGTACACGACGCTCGTCCCCCACGACCACGGCGGCAACCTCGATACGACCGATATGACGGCGGGTAACGTCGCCTACTTCCCCGTCTTTCAGGAGGGCGCGATGCTCGCGATGGGCGACTGCAAGGCCGCGATGGCCGACGGCGAGATGTGCGGCACCGGAGCCGAAATCGCGACCGAGATCGACGTGACGCTCGAAGTGATCGACGGCGACGCGACCGACATCGACCTCGAGCGCCCGTTGGTCGAGACGGACGACGCCTGGAAGACCATCGCGAGCGCGGAAACGCTCGAGGCGGCCTGCGAACTCGCGAACCGGGACGCGATCGAGTTGCTCGCAGCCGAACACGGTTTTGATCCGACGGACGCCTACCTGTTCTCGAGTCTGGTGGGTGGTCTCGAGATCAGTCAGGTCGTCGATCCGCTGGTGACGGTGCGCAACGCGGTGCCGAAGGCGTACCTGTCGTCGCCGTTTTGA
- the speB gene encoding agmatinase, with product MFPGATDGREDSHARGRTSDRGGANFVVVGAPLDVSTTFQPGTRFGPRRIRTFAEPFDDYDHRTGQHFSDLGVEDHGDVRAWDDAEAYLEYLTGTLRDIVWDDAVPLMLGGEHTVSLAGVRAVEPEIVVCLDAHLDLYEAYDGNELSHAAVMRRILEVESVEEVVLLGIRTGSEPEWNRASEDDVTVVPPEDVADWSFDERDDRDVYLSVDIDAGDPAYAPGTGTTEPFGLESREMRDIVREVAPHASGFDVVEVNDRDDGQAASLAAKLVREFVFSHADRAGDEGT from the coding sequence TTCCCGGGGCGACCGACGGACGCGAGGACTCCCACGCGCGAGGACGTACGTCCGACCGTGGCGGCGCGAACTTCGTGGTCGTCGGTGCGCCCCTGGACGTTTCGACGACCTTTCAACCGGGGACCCGCTTCGGTCCCCGTCGCATTCGGACTTTTGCGGAACCGTTCGACGACTACGACCACCGGACGGGCCAGCACTTCTCGGACCTCGGCGTCGAAGACCATGGTGATGTCCGCGCCTGGGACGATGCCGAAGCGTATCTCGAGTACCTCACCGGAACCCTGCGCGATATCGTCTGGGACGACGCCGTCCCGCTGATGCTGGGCGGCGAGCACACCGTCTCGCTCGCGGGCGTACGCGCAGTCGAGCCCGAGATCGTGGTCTGTCTCGACGCCCACCTCGACCTCTACGAAGCCTACGACGGGAACGAGCTATCCCACGCCGCCGTGATGCGGCGAATCCTCGAGGTCGAGTCGGTCGAGGAGGTCGTCCTCCTCGGTATCCGAACGGGCAGCGAACCGGAGTGGAACCGTGCGAGCGAGGACGACGTGACCGTCGTCCCGCCAGAGGACGTCGCGGACTGGTCGTTCGATGAGCGCGATGACCGGGACGTCTACCTGAGCGTCGATATCGACGCCGGCGATCCCGCGTACGCGCCGGGGACGGGAACGACAGAGCCGTTCGGACTCGAGTCCCGCGAGATGCGCGATATCGTCCGCGAGGTCGCCCCACATGCAAGCGGGTTCGACGTCGTGGAGGTCAACGACCGCGACGACGGGCAGGCCGCATCGCTGGCAGCGAAACTGGTTCGGGAGTTCGTCTTTTCACACGCTGACCGGGCTGGCGACGAGGGGACGTAG